Proteins from a single region of Mycoplasmopsis edwardii:
- a CDS encoding MnuA family membrane nuclease: MKKSVLKKIFRILPFGMVPTFLTTISCNKSEENQVKNNETSNNNQVDKPIIDDKKIIKPEASKPIVEETKYENIFKLSYEDENEDIGYKFDLLLTKAKNPSKLMIQKYKKGQFFSIAGTGNFFQDNSDFKSNKLLVIKDNKAEFDEVQSTIPESKNKYEATFDQSTRVLTIKYLVNSMEVEYIQEIQIPKSLHSDKNTKTTHPKTDTESPSTNDDNNQTEESKAQDNNVKPSDSNTQENPQNGSQNQPEKPTKSDNSNDNNGSNETPKPSTEDNLGLNHEDYFVFGSWNILNFGKDSLKENSVKVTGLSEIIAASKASLISLQEVNFNKHESVDLIKNSLRKNFNKNFASVWSPKDIVSTKYPNSKESYAILYDPELLTNVPLSKEESIFRGTNTTFTRPLWLSKFIDKKNNEFYILNAHLDSPGPKKSNGETSNPTINGYTWRQQGSQEVNEFIEVISIINNLKVKYPNATIIFNGDTNIKSSNFVHSEKIIADSNLESGYKEKQLTIKQIETYYNSSIGSKADSYSQPYDKFIIYDPNDKVDAFDKEKFRFDYINAFQKIFDKQKYLKLIEEDNKYQRKQKPVSIQTVLKEVSDHTMVLIKVKK; this comes from the coding sequence ATGAAAAAGAGCGTTTTAAAAAAAATATTTAGAATTCTACCTTTTGGAATGGTTCCAACTTTTTTAACAACTATTTCTTGCAATAAAAGCGAAGAAAATCAAGTTAAAAATAATGAAACTTCTAATAACAATCAGGTAGATAAACCAATAATCGATGATAAAAAAATCATAAAACCAGAAGCATCAAAACCAATAGTTGAAGAAACTAAGTATGAAAATATCTTCAAACTATCATATGAAGATGAAAATGAAGATATAGGATATAAATTTGATTTATTATTAACTAAGGCAAAAAATCCATCAAAGTTAATGATACAAAAATACAAAAAAGGACAATTTTTCAGCATAGCTGGAACTGGTAATTTCTTTCAAGATAATTCTGATTTTAAATCAAATAAATTATTAGTAATTAAAGACAACAAAGCGGAATTTGACGAAGTTCAAAGCACAATTCCAGAATCAAAAAATAAATACGAAGCAACATTTGATCAAAGTACAAGAGTTTTAACAATTAAATATTTAGTAAACTCAATGGAAGTTGAATACATTCAAGAAATCCAAATCCCTAAATCATTACATAGTGACAAAAACACCAAAACAACTCATCCAAAAACAGATACAGAAAGTCCTTCAACTAATGATGATAACAATCAAACAGAAGAAAGCAAAGCTCAAGATAACAATGTCAAACCATCAGATTCAAACACTCAAGAAAATCCACAAAATGGTTCACAAAATCAACCTGAAAAACCAACAAAATCAGATAATTCTAATGATAATAATGGTTCAAATGAAACCCCAAAACCAAGCACAGAAGATAATTTAGGATTAAATCATGAAGATTATTTTGTTTTTGGTAGTTGAAATATTTTAAACTTTGGTAAAGATTCATTAAAAGAAAATAGTGTTAAAGTTACTGGGCTTTCTGAAATTATTGCTGCAAGTAAAGCAAGTTTAATTTCATTACAAGAAGTTAACTTCAATAAACATGAATCAGTTGATTTAATTAAAAATAGCTTAAGAAAAAACTTTAATAAAAACTTTGCTTCTGTTTGATCACCAAAAGACATTGTTTCAACAAAATACCCTAATTCAAAGGAATCATATGCTATTTTATATGATCCCGAATTGTTAACAAATGTACCACTATCAAAAGAAGAAAGTATTTTTAGGGGTACAAATACAACATTTACAAGACCATTATGATTAAGTAAGTTTATTGATAAGAAAAACAATGAATTTTATATTCTTAATGCCCACTTAGATTCACCAGGTCCGAAAAAAAGTAATGGTGAAACAAGTAATCCTACTATAAATGGTTACACATGAAGACAACAAGGTTCTCAAGAAGTTAATGAGTTTATTGAAGTTATTTCAATAATAAATAACTTAAAAGTAAAATACCCAAATGCAACAATAATTTTTAATGGTGATACAAATATTAAATCAAGTAACTTTGTTCATTCAGAAAAAATAATTGCTGACTCAAATCTTGAATCAGGTTACAAAGAAAAGCAATTAACTATCAAACAAATAGAAACATACTACAACTCAAGTATTGGTTCGAAAGCTGATAGTTACTCTCAACCATACGATAAATTTATTATTTATGATCCAAACGATAAAGTTGATGCATTTGATAAAGAAAAATTTAGATTTGATTACATCAACGCATTTCAAAAAATCTTCGATAAACAAAAATACTTAAAATTAATTGAAGAAGATAATAAATATCAACGAAAACAAAAACCAGTTTCTATTCAAACTGTTTTAAAAGAAGTTTCAGACCATACAATGGTATTAATAAAAGTTAAAAAATAG
- a CDS encoding glycosyltransferase family 2 protein yields MKLSLISLVTKNVENVQNYLDSLAVQTVSDFEVILCLNGKESENKQVMNIITKYYEKLNGRITVIYNSKLNSNQFNLLSAFRQAKGDYISVFNSDIQSIRNNYIEKMIDAAEKSDVDVLEFKPRLTGSISWKPKARIVNNEKIDLTKNPLPFAYVFPFIFNKILKKSLVSKLSKYKIKNYVDTKMCVELTYLLMLEAKSYSYLDYRVFREYFPEDIWLNTKKSMTMFDEIEKHLNLTNRKLYEEIRYAKYYFLKLLMTAFFKETSFTYRSIYKTKEEIWEKRSDFSLNKHIEIIKKLEDSYKAENYLLTNPYFSRNNEEVLLMLQPINKLKDKKILKQLD; encoded by the coding sequence ATGAAATTATCTTTAATATCTTTAGTTACAAAAAATGTTGAAAATGTTCAAAATTATCTTGATTCTTTAGCAGTTCAAACAGTTAGTGATTTTGAAGTTATTTTATGTTTAAATGGTAAAGAAAGCGAAAATAAACAAGTAATGAACATCATTACAAAATACTATGAAAAATTAAATGGAAGAATCACAGTTATTTACAATTCAAAATTAAATAGTAATCAATTTAATTTACTTAGCGCATTTAGACAAGCAAAAGGTGACTATATTTCAGTGTTTAACTCTGATATTCAATCAATCAGAAATAATTACATAGAAAAAATGATTGATGCTGCTGAAAAATCAGATGTTGATGTTTTGGAATTTAAACCAAGATTAACTGGTTCTATTTCTTGAAAGCCAAAAGCAAGAATTGTTAACAATGAAAAAATTGATTTAACAAAAAATCCTTTACCTTTTGCTTATGTATTTCCTTTTATTTTTAACAAAATTCTTAAAAAATCATTAGTTTCAAAATTATCAAAATACAAAATCAAAAACTATGTTGATACAAAAATGTGTGTTGAATTAACATATTTATTAATGTTAGAGGCTAAATCATATTCATATCTCGATTATAGAGTTTTTAGAGAATACTTCCCAGAAGATATTTGATTAAACACTAAAAAATCAATGACTATGTTCGATGAAATTGAAAAACATTTAAACCTTACAAATAGAAAACTATATGAAGAAATCAGGTATGCTAAATACTATTTCTTAAAATTGTTAATGACTGCATTTTTTAAAGAAACAAGTTTCACATACAGAAGTATTTACAAAACTAAAGAAGAAATCTGAGAAAAAAGAAGCGATTTCTCTTTAAACAAACACATCGAAATCATTAAAAAATTAGAAGACTCATATAAAGCAGAAAACTACTTATTAACAAATCCATATTTTTCAAGAAACAACGAAGAAGTTTTATTAATGTTACAACCAATTAATAAG